Proteins from a single region of Candidatus Polarisedimenticolia bacterium:
- a CDS encoding ankyrin repeat domain-containing protein, translated as MREGITERDRLPVWLRVVGVVAAPGTAYFAARMVYEQTLLSWRNGPQLVGFSLAHSGPILLLLASAGVMALWCAGVIGRSLWAMLRGRAVSASRWIVLTVAVCLLLLLAVPYGTWQNLSADRLASGPHAPEFLNYAAATGNLRLVDRFLRSGLDVNTRDAEGGTALYGAAVEGQVKIIELLIARGADVNLRNKWGHSPLYAARATKRDDVIRILEAHGATE; from the coding sequence ATGAGAGAGGGGATCACCGAGCGGGACCGGCTGCCGGTATGGTTGCGGGTCGTCGGGGTCGTCGCGGCGCCCGGGACGGCTTATTTCGCGGCGCGGATGGTTTACGAGCAGACGCTGCTGTCCTGGCGGAACGGTCCGCAGCTGGTCGGATTCAGCCTGGCTCATTCGGGCCCGATCCTTCTTCTGCTCGCGAGCGCCGGAGTCATGGCCCTGTGGTGCGCCGGTGTGATCGGGCGCAGCCTGTGGGCCATGCTCCGTGGAAGAGCCGTTTCGGCGTCTCGCTGGATCGTCCTGACCGTCGCCGTCTGTCTCCTTCTCCTTCTCGCGGTGCCTTATGGCACCTGGCAGAACCTTTCCGCGGATCGTCTCGCTTCGGGACCTCACGCGCCGGAATTCCTCAACTACGCGGCGGCCACCGGCAACCTCCGGCTCGTGGACCGCTTCCTGCGCAGCGGCCTCGACGTGAACACTCGAGACGCCGAGGGCGGCACCGCCTTGTATGGCGCCGCGGTCGAGGGACAGGTGAAGATCATCGAGCTCCTCATTGCCCGCGGAGCCGATGTGAACCTGCGGAACAAGTGGGGTCACAGCCCACTCTATGCCGCACGTGCCACGAAGCGCGATGACGTGATCCGGATCCTGGAAGCTCATGGCGCGACCGAGTAA